A DNA window from Brassica napus cultivar Da-Ae chromosome C1, Da-Ae, whole genome shotgun sequence contains the following coding sequences:
- the LOC106373205 gene encoding uncharacterized protein LOC106373205, whose product MSRRLSREEKGKNPCFDAHQAPRTARVKAQLPDTAEIDSKFSLTIIGRVTNPSAQKIWPLISFFTELWKSDVRPIGADLGNGLFQFQFEREADLLQVLDKRPYHFSRWMVIVQRWEPTTSISFPSLIPFWIKVQGIPIHLWNEGTVRSIGEDIGSSNTQDEVVATLKYERLEKHCSKCFRLDHELKDCLEAKHQNKARSAAQEANQQKQLSDFSVKETRDARDREPRGNFTFQSSASNNAETQERKTSKDTREISSHRAYKPQSKEWEERGSFRRSHQTRDRNFGIDDRYHRPSRDHSQRYLVNQGRSYYREIPRRANDSIEMGSLPLKHATETSARGVPLQICPTNLPREAVQEALGEVREAMLQYTKSADPTESEARKERMRQAEENGELEETAIQMVRASIAAETGKQRLEHAIYSPERVPVTQRLGPSPTPQNSRHQTGRNEQLSNSLDRTPANLRLGPAGSAHVEAMEVSPITNERVPASLRLGPSTEPGSHKEPLGVPSGEKRKPGRPLGRRKVQGSPKPGAGTGSKKRKVTQAKPPIARRKLPTDQKTPTKTKTKTKDKAGPSRGNARASTSTTSSENRPLCNMIPATSRKRTGFRTPSIPGP is encoded by the exons ATGAGTAGAAGGCTTTCACGAGAGGAAAAAGGGAAAAATCCCTGCTTTGATGCGCACCAAGCCCCCCGTACAGCTCGCGTTAAAGCTCAACTTCCGGATACTGCCGAGATCGACAGCAAGTTCTCCCTCACTATAATAGGCAGAGTCACAAACCCCTCAGCTCAAAAGATCTGGCCCCTCATATCCTTCTTCACGGAACTTTGGAAATCTGACGTGAGACCAATCGGAGCTGATTTAGGCAATGGCCTCTTCCAATTCCAGTTCGAACGCGAAGCTGACCTATTGCAAGTTCTTGACAAAAGACCATACCATTTCTCAAGATGGATGGTGATAGTTCAAAGATGGGAACCTACAACCTCAATATCATTCCCATCACTAATCCCCTTTTGGATAAAGGTGCAGGGCATACCAATCCATCTGTGGAATGAAGGGACTGTGAGAAGCATTGGAGAAGACATTGGG TCATCGAATACCCAAGACGAAGTGGTTGCTACACTGAAATATGAAAGACTTGAGAAGCACTGCTCAAAGTGTTTTCGATTAGATCATGAACTGAAGGATTGCTTAGAAGCCAAGCACCAAAACAAAGCGCGCTCGGCAGCGCAAGAAGCTAATCAACAGAAACAACTCTCCGACTTCTCTGTTAAGGAGACCCGAGACGCTCGAGACAGAGAACCACGAGGAAACTTTACATTTCAATCCTCTGCTTCCAATAATGCTGAGACACAGGAAAGGAAAACCTCCAAAGACACGAGGGAAATCTCAAGCCATAGAGCCTATAAGCCTCAGTCAAAGGAATGGGAGGAAAGAGGATCCTTTAGACGATCACATCAAACCAGAGACCGTAATTTTGGAATTGATGACAGATACCATCGACCATCGAGGGATCACAGCCAAAGATACCTTGTAAACCAAGGAAGAAGCTATTACAGAGAAATCCCCAGGAGAGCCAATGACTCCATAGAAATGGGATCGCTTCCCCTAAAGCATGCAACTGAGACATCTGCAAGAGGGGTTCCTCTGCAGATCTGTCCAACAAACTTACCTCGCGAAGCGGTTCAGGAAGCGCTAGGGGAAGTACGAGAAGCAATGCTACAATACACAAAGAGTGCAGACCCAACTGAAAGTGAAGCCCGCAAAGAGAGAATGCGACAAGCTGAGGAAAATGGAGAATTGGAGGAGACTGCAATCCAAATGGTCAGAGCTTCAATAGCGGCAGAAACAGGAAAACAGAGACTGGAACATGCCATATACTCTCCGGAACGAGTCCCAGTGACTCAACGACTGGGCCCCTCTCCAACACCACAAAACTCGAGGCATCAAACAGGGAGGAATGAGCAACTTTCTAACTCACTGGATCGTACCCCTGCTAATTTAAGGTTGGGACCTGCTGGATCGGCACATGTAGAAGCAATGGAGGTTTCTCCAATAACAAATGAACGAGTACCAGCCTCTCTCCGGCTTGGACCCTCTACGGAACCTGGGAGTCATAAGGAACCGCTTGGTGTACCCTCAGGAGAAAAGAGGAAACCCGGACGTCCCTTGGGTAGAAGGAAAGTTCAAGGCAGCCCAAAGCCGGGTGCAGGAACTGGATCAAAGAAGAGAAAAGTCACTCAGGCTAAGCCTCCGATCGCAAGGAGAAAGCTACCTACTGATCAGAAAAcaccaacaaaaacaaaaacaaaaacaaaagacaagGCTGGACCGTCAAGAGGAAATGCCAGGGCCTCAACATCAACAACAAGCTCGGAGAATAGGCCACTGTGTAACATGATCCCAGCAACTTCAAGGAAGAGGACGGGTTTTCGGACTCCGTCCATTCCCGGTCCTTAA